One window of the Cydia fagiglandana chromosome 22, ilCydFagi1.1, whole genome shotgun sequence genome contains the following:
- the LOC134675684 gene encoding transcriptional activator protein Pur-alpha isoform X2, translating into MSDIGSGDEGLSSQKYHGQGMDAGGNNFDSGQQPQEQELATKMLQIQSKRFYLDVKQNRRGRFIKVAEIGADGRRSQIFLAMSTAAEFRDHLSGFSDFYSSLGPPNPDNVPDDGKLKSEMMLKDNRRYYLDLKENSRGRFLRVSQTITRGGPRSQVALPAQGMIEFRDALTDLLDDFGTDDGGFKGELPEGRHLRVDNKNFYFDIGQNNRGVYMKVSEVKSNFRTAITVPEKCWARFRDILADYTDKMGRAHPDSMQGGGSARAGGSAAPHPDTEAVGART; encoded by the exons AATATCATGGTCAAGGCATGGACGCGGGAGGGAACAATTTTGACTCCG GCCAGCAGCCGCAGGAGCAGGAGTTGGCCACGAAGATGCTCCAGATCCAGTCCAAGCGGTTCTACCTTGACGTGAAGCAGAACCGCCGCGGCCGGTTCATCAAGGTCGCGGAG ATCGGCGCAGACGGTCGGCGCAGCCAGATCTTCCTGGCGATGTCGACGGCGGCGGAGTTCCGCGACCACCTGTCCGGGTTCAGCGACTTCTACTCGTCGCTCGGGCCCCCCAACCCGGACAACGTGCCCGACGACGGCAAGCTCAAGTCCGAGATGATGCTCAAG GACAACAGGCGTTACTACCTCGATCTGAAAGAGAACTCGCGCGGTCGCTTCCTGCGCGTCTCCCAGACCATCACCCGCGGCGGGCCGCGCTCGCAGGTGGCTCTGCCCGCGCAGGGCATGATCGAGTTCAGAGACGCGCTCACCGACCTGCTCGACGACTTCGGCACCGACGACGGAGG CTTCAAGGGCGAGCTGCCCGAGGGGCGCCACCTGCGCGTCGACAACAAGAACTTCTACTTCGACATCGGGCAGAACAACCGCGGGGTCTACATGAAAGTCAGCGAG GTGAAGAGCAACTTCCGCACCGCGATCACAGTACCCGAGAAGTGCTGGGCGCGCTTCCGGGACATACTAGCCGACTACACGGACAAGATGGGCCGCGCACACCCCGACTCCATGCAG GGCGGCGgcagcgcgcgcgccggcgGCAGCGCCGCGCCTCACCCCGACACA GAGGCGGTCGGTGCCCGGACCTGA
- the LOC134675684 gene encoding transcriptional activator protein Pur-beta-B isoform X1, whose protein sequence is MSDIGSGDEGLSSQKYHGQGMDAGGNNFDSGQQPQEQELATKMLQIQSKRFYLDVKQNRRGRFIKVAEIGADGRRSQIFLAMSTAAEFRDHLSGFSDFYSSLGPPNPDNVPDDGKLKSEMMLKDNRRYYLDLKENSRGRFLRVSQTITRGGPRSQVALPAQGMIEFRDALTDLLDDFGTDDGGSVSGSSFKGELPEGRHLRVDNKNFYFDIGQNNRGVYMKVSEVKSNFRTAITVPEKCWARFRDILADYTDKMGRAHPDSMQGGGSARAGGSAAPHPDTEAVGART, encoded by the exons AATATCATGGTCAAGGCATGGACGCGGGAGGGAACAATTTTGACTCCG GCCAGCAGCCGCAGGAGCAGGAGTTGGCCACGAAGATGCTCCAGATCCAGTCCAAGCGGTTCTACCTTGACGTGAAGCAGAACCGCCGCGGCCGGTTCATCAAGGTCGCGGAG ATCGGCGCAGACGGTCGGCGCAGCCAGATCTTCCTGGCGATGTCGACGGCGGCGGAGTTCCGCGACCACCTGTCCGGGTTCAGCGACTTCTACTCGTCGCTCGGGCCCCCCAACCCGGACAACGTGCCCGACGACGGCAAGCTCAAGTCCGAGATGATGCTCAAG GACAACAGGCGTTACTACCTCGATCTGAAAGAGAACTCGCGCGGTCGCTTCCTGCGCGTCTCCCAGACCATCACCCGCGGCGGGCCGCGCTCGCAGGTGGCTCTGCCCGCGCAGGGCATGATCGAGTTCAGAGACGCGCTCACCGACCTGCTCGACGACTTCGGCACCGACGACGGAGG ATCCGTGTCGGGTTCCAGCTTCAAGGGCGAGCTGCCCGAGGGGCGCCACCTGCGCGTCGACAACAAGAACTTCTACTTCGACATCGGGCAGAACAACCGCGGGGTCTACATGAAAGTCAGCGAG GTGAAGAGCAACTTCCGCACCGCGATCACAGTACCCGAGAAGTGCTGGGCGCGCTTCCGGGACATACTAGCCGACTACACGGACAAGATGGGCCGCGCACACCCCGACTCCATGCAG GGCGGCGgcagcgcgcgcgccggcgGCAGCGCCGCGCCTCACCCCGACACA GAGGCGGTCGGTGCCCGGACCTGA